In a single window of the Bacillus clarus genome:
- a CDS encoding molybdopterin-synthase adenylyltransferase MoeB, whose protein sequence is MQERYSRQVLFSGIGEMGQKKIREKHVLIIGAGALGAANAEAIVRMGIGKLTIADRDYVEWSNLQRQQLYTEEDAQQCKPKAVAAAEHLRRINSEVEIVSVVTDVTMQEMEELIKDVDLILDATDNFDTRLLINDISQKENIPWIYGGCIGSYGVTYTILPGETPCFRCLMDHPMGGATCDTAGIIQPAVQMVVAHQVTEAMKILVDDFQALRGTMLSFDIWNNQCISLKVKRQKKSTCPSCGNVRTYPSLTFESQMKTEVLCGRNTVQIRPGIKRILNLEEIQKRLQKSVNVQKTPYLLSFLIDEYRFVLFTDGRAFIHGTNDMKMAKRLYAKYIG, encoded by the coding sequence ATGCAAGAGCGTTATTCAAGGCAAGTTTTATTTTCTGGAATTGGTGAAATGGGACAAAAAAAAATAAGAGAAAAGCATGTGCTCATAATCGGTGCGGGTGCACTAGGAGCTGCAAATGCAGAAGCGATTGTTAGGATGGGAATTGGAAAATTGACAATTGCTGACCGTGATTACGTCGAATGGAGTAATTTACAGCGGCAGCAGCTATATACAGAAGAAGATGCACAGCAGTGCAAACCAAAAGCAGTTGCAGCGGCAGAGCATTTAAGAAGGATTAATTCTGAAGTAGAAATTGTGTCAGTTGTAACAGATGTAACAATGCAAGAAATGGAAGAGTTAATAAAGGATGTGGATCTCATATTAGATGCGACTGACAATTTTGATACACGCCTACTTATAAATGACATTTCACAAAAAGAAAATATACCATGGATATATGGTGGATGTATTGGAAGTTACGGTGTAACGTATACAATTCTTCCGGGGGAAACACCATGTTTTCGCTGCTTAATGGATCATCCAATGGGCGGTGCAACATGTGATACAGCAGGAATTATTCAGCCAGCTGTACAAATGGTCGTTGCTCACCAAGTAACAGAAGCGATGAAAATATTGGTGGATGATTTTCAGGCGCTAAGAGGAACAATGCTATCATTTGATATTTGGAACAATCAATGTATCTCATTAAAAGTAAAGAGGCAAAAAAAAAGTACATGTCCATCTTGTGGGAATGTACGCACGTACCCAAGTTTAACATTTGAATCACAGATGAAAACTGAAGTGCTATGTGGGCGGAATACGGTTCAAATCCGTCCAGGAATAAAGAGAATTCTTAATTTAGAAGAAATTCAAAAGCGCTTACAAAAAAGTGTGAATGTCCAAAAAACTCCGTATTTACTATCGTTTCTAATTGATGAATATCGTTTTGTTTTATTTACAGACGGTAGGGCGTTTATTCATGGGACTAATGATATGAAAATGGCAAAACGATTATACGCAAAGTATATAGGATGA
- the glp gene encoding gephyrin-like molybdotransferase Glp, translated as MLEERTPIPVAKAVARVMEYAYQGETEKVSLIESYGRILGEDVVADHDVPHFNRSPYDGFAIRAEDTKEASSSNPIQFEVIGEIGAGFVFAEEVKAFHAVRIMTGAAIPTGCNAVVMLELTEGFEENEKTYMKLKRSFASGDNISFKGEDVKQNAILVKKGTSINPGVAALLATFGYSSVNVVRQPIIGIVTTGSELLEVHEPLKPGKIRNSNSYMIAAQIERIGGSIRYYGQLADDLEACYETVKRAMKEVDILITTGGVSVGDYDYFLAIYEKLQANVLFNKIAMRPGSVTTVAELEGKLLFGLSGNPSACYVGFELLVRPVIRAFCRSKEPHAYRADAILQKDFSKANPFTRFVRGSVNIVNGQLQVTPVGLDKSSAISSLADANAFIVLPGGTRGFEAGMTVSVLLLESNLGSEWPWEEPLCSYK; from the coding sequence ATGTTAGAAGAACGAACACCAATTCCAGTGGCAAAAGCAGTCGCACGTGTAATGGAGTATGCCTATCAAGGTGAAACTGAAAAGGTTTCTCTTATAGAAAGCTACGGAAGAATTCTTGGAGAAGATGTTGTTGCAGATCATGATGTTCCGCATTTTAATCGTTCTCCGTATGACGGGTTTGCGATTCGAGCGGAAGATACAAAAGAAGCAAGTAGCAGTAATCCGATTCAGTTTGAAGTTATTGGTGAAATTGGGGCTGGTTTTGTCTTTGCAGAAGAGGTGAAAGCATTTCACGCTGTACGTATTATGACAGGAGCTGCAATTCCAACGGGCTGTAATGCGGTTGTTATGTTAGAGCTCACGGAAGGGTTTGAAGAAAACGAAAAGACTTATATGAAATTAAAACGCTCTTTCGCATCCGGTGATAATATTTCATTTAAAGGGGAAGACGTAAAACAAAATGCCATACTTGTGAAAAAAGGGACTTCTATTAACCCTGGAGTAGCAGCACTTCTTGCTACGTTTGGTTATAGTTCAGTAAATGTTGTAAGGCAGCCGATTATTGGGATTGTAACAACAGGGAGTGAACTTTTAGAAGTGCATGAACCACTTAAACCAGGAAAGATTCGAAACAGTAACTCCTATATGATTGCTGCTCAAATTGAGCGCATCGGTGGAAGCATACGCTATTATGGGCAACTTGCTGACGATTTAGAGGCGTGTTATGAGACTGTAAAAAGAGCAATGAAAGAAGTCGATATTTTAATTACAACTGGTGGTGTTTCCGTAGGGGACTATGATTATTTCCTTGCTATTTATGAGAAATTACAAGCTAATGTACTTTTCAATAAAATAGCGATGCGACCAGGAAGCGTGACAACTGTAGCTGAGCTAGAAGGAAAACTATTATTTGGTCTATCTGGTAATCCTTCTGCTTGTTATGTCGGATTTGAATTGCTCGTTCGGCCGGTAATTCGAGCCTTCTGTCGTAGCAAAGAACCACATGCATATCGTGCGGATGCGATTTTGCAGAAAGACTTTTCAAAAGCAAATCCGTTTACCCGTTTTGTACGAGGAAGCGTAAACATTGTAAATGGTCAATTGCAAGTTACGCCAGTGGGTTTAGATAAATCAAGTGCAATTTCTTCTCTTGCAGATGCGAATGCATTCATCGTCCTGCCGGGCGGGACAAGAGGGTTTGAAGCAGGGATGACTGTTTCGGTACTGTTATTAGAATCGAACTTAGGAAGTGAATGGCCATGGGAAGAACCACTTTGTTCATACAAATAG
- a CDS encoding molybdenum cofactor biosynthesis protein MoaE, with the protein MTHTYYEVIDTPISIEEVTSKVIRRECGAVTTFIGTVREFTKGRRTLYLEYVAYKTMAEKQLAKIGAEVEGKWPGTHVAITHRIGRLEISDLAVVVAVSTPHRKAAYEANKYIMEQIKQIVPIWKKEFWEDGKSWIGDQLEKAAYVNGEPGKEMRK; encoded by the coding sequence ATGACACATACGTATTATGAAGTAATTGATACACCTATTTCGATTGAAGAAGTTACAAGTAAAGTAATTCGGCGTGAGTGTGGCGCAGTTACAACTTTTATTGGTACTGTCAGAGAATTTACGAAAGGGCGCCGTACGCTATATTTAGAGTATGTGGCTTATAAGACAATGGCAGAAAAACAGCTTGCGAAAATTGGTGCCGAAGTAGAAGGGAAGTGGCCTGGTACACATGTAGCAATTACACATCGCATTGGTAGATTGGAAATTTCTGATCTTGCCGTTGTTGTCGCTGTTTCTACACCACATCGGAAAGCAGCCTATGAGGCGAATAAATATATTATGGAACAAATTAAACAAATTGTTCCGATTTGGAAAAAAGAATTTTGGGAAGATGGTAAGTCATGGATAGGTGATCAGTTAGAGAAGGCAGCATATGTAAATGGTGAGCCTGGAAAGGAGATGAGAAAATGA
- the moaD gene encoding molybdopterin converting factor subunit 1, whose product MIEVLLFAHLQEEISKPALQIDCEKITVAELKDILVKEYNVAISNQIMIAVNEEYANEDDIIQTGDVVAMIPPVSGG is encoded by the coding sequence ATGATAGAAGTATTATTATTTGCACATTTGCAAGAAGAGATAAGTAAGCCAGCGTTGCAAATAGATTGTGAAAAGATTACGGTTGCTGAGCTAAAGGATATTCTTGTAAAAGAATACAACGTAGCAATTTCAAATCAGATTATGATCGCTGTAAATGAAGAATACGCAAATGAAGATGACATAATTCAAACTGGTGATGTCGTAGCAATGATTCCGCCAGTAAGTGGTGGTTGA